In one window of Drosophila mauritiana strain mau12 chromosome X, ASM438214v1, whole genome shotgun sequence DNA:
- the LOC117146718 gene encoding AMP deaminase 2 isoform X11, which translates to MSFADDSYSFGRCYEYQPDDCKWQATGPRPVAAAAVLATNRESSSSTEGRESVVNMERNDADINFQRVSISGEDTSGVPLEDLERASTLLIEALRLRSHYMAMSDQSFPSTTARFLKTVKLKDRINNLPVKEVSDIIRKMSVANIQESADVHLRHSPMKITNPWNVEFPNDEDFKIKPLNGVFHIYENDDESSEIKFEYPDMSQFVNDMQVMCNMIADGPLKSFCYRRLCYLSSKYQMHVLLNELRELAAQKAVPHRDFYNTRKVDTHIHAASCMNQKHLLRFIKKTLKNNANEVVTVTNGQQMTLAQVFQSMNLTTYDLTVDMLDVHADRNTFHRFDKFNSKYNPIGESRLREVFLKTDNYLNGKYFAQIIKEVAFDLEESKYQNAELRLSIYGKSPDEWYKLAKWAIDNDVYSSNIRWLIQIPRLFDIFKSNKMMKSFQEILNNIFLPLFEATARPSKHPELHRFLQYVIGFDSVDDESKPENPLFDNDVPRPEEWTYEENPPYAYYIYYMYANMTVLNKFRQSRNMNTFVLRPHCGEAGPVQHLVCGFLMAENISHGLLLRKVPVLQYLYYLTQIGIAMSPLSNNSLFLNYHRNPLPEYLARGLIISLSTDDPLQFHFTKEPLMEEYSIAAQVWKLSSCDMCELARNSVMMSGFPHAIKQQWLGPIYYEDGIMGNDITRTNVPEIRVAYRYETLLDELSNIFKVNQTCSIADMNAT; encoded by the exons ATGTCCTTCGCGGATGACAGCTATAGCTTTGGTCGTTGCTACGAGTATCAGCCCGATGATTGCAAATG GCAGGCTACAGGACCTAGACCCGTGGCCGCAGCCGCCGTTTTGGCCACAAACAGGGAATCATCCAGCAGCACCGAGGGCCGCGAGAGCGTCGTTAATATGGAGAGAAACGATGCGGACATCAACTTTCAGCGGGTCTCCATTTCGGGTGAGGACACCAGTGGCGTGCCGCTCGAGGATCTGGAGCGGGCCTCGACCCTGCTGATCGAGGCACTGCGCCTGCGTAGCCACTACATGGCCATGTCGGATCAATCGTTTCCCTCGACCACGGCTCGATTCCTCAAGACAGTGAAGCTCAAGGATCGCATCAACAATCTGCCCGTCAAGGAGGTGTCGG ACATCATTCGCAAAATGAGTGTAGCGAACATACAAG AATCTGCAGATGTCCATTTGAGACATTCGCCAATGAAGATTACAAATCCGTGGAACGTCGAGTTTCCCAATGACGAAGATTTCAAGATCAAGCCCCTCAACGGAGTGTTTCACATTTACGAGAATGAT GACGAAAGCAGTGAGATCAAATTCGAATATCCAGATATGAGCCAATTCGTGAACGACATGCAGGTCATGTGCAATATGATTGCCGATGGGCCATT GAAATCTTTCTGCTATCGACGTCTCTGCTATCTGTCGTCCAAGTATCAGATGCACGTGCTCCTCAACGAGCTGCGTGAGCTGGCAGCCCAGAAGGCGGTGCCGCATCGCGATTTCTACAACACCCGCAAGGTGGACACTCACATCCATGCCGCATCCTGCATGAACCAGAAGCATCTGCTGCGTTTCATCAAGAAGACGCTGAAGAACAACGCCAACGAGGTGGTCACCGTCACCAACGGCCAGCAAATGACTCTGGCCCAGGTGTTCCAGTCGATGAACCTGACCACCTACGACCTGACCGTCGACATGCTGGACGTCCATGCCGATCGCAACACGTTCCATCGCTTCGACAAGTTCAACTCCAAGTACAATCCCATTGGAGAGTCACGGCTCAGGGAGGTCTTCCTCAAGACGGACAACTATCTGAATGGCAAATACTTTGCACAGATCATAAAG GAAGTGGCCTTTGATCTGGAGGAATCCAAGTACCAGAACGCCGAGCTGCGTCTCTCCATCTATGGCAAGTCGCCGGATGAGTGGTACAAACTGGCCAAGTGGGCCATCGACAATGATGTGTACAGCTCGAACATTCGCTGGCTCATCCAAATACCCCGTCTCTTCGACATCTTCAAGTCGAACAAGATGATGAAGTCATTCCAGGAGATCTTGAACAACATATTCCTGCCGCTCTTCGAGGCGACAGCCCGACCCAGCAAGCATCCCGAGTTGCATCGCTTTCTGCAGTACGTGATCGGATTCGATTCGGTGGACGATGAGTCCAAGCCGGAGAATCCGCTCTTCGACAACGATGTGCCCCGTCCGGAGGAGTGGACCTACGAGGAGAATCCGCCCTATGCCTACTATATCTACTATATGTACGCTAACATGACGGTGCTGAACAAGTTTAGACA ATCGCGCAACATGAACACCTTTGTGCTGCGGCCACATTGCGGCGAGGCTGGACCCGTGCAGCATCTAGTTTGTGGCTTCCTCATGGCCGAGAACATCTCCCACGGGCTCCTGCTGCGCAAGGTGCCCGTGCTGCAGTATCTGTATTATCTGACCCAGATCGGCATCGCCATGTCGCCGCTGTCGAACAACTCGCTGTTCCTCAATTACCATCGCAATCCGCTGCCAGAGTATTTGGCCCGTGGCCTCATCATTTCCCTCTCCACGGATGATCCCTTGCAATTCCACTTCACCAAG GAACCCCTCATGGAGGAGTACAGCATTGCGGCCCAGGTGTGGAAGCTCAGCTCATGCGACATGTGCGAGCTGGCCAGGAACAGTGTGATGATGAGCGGATTCCCACATGCC ATCAAACAGCAGTGGCTGGGACCCATTTACTACGAGGACGGTATCATGGGCAACGACATCACGCGCACCAATGTGCCAGAGATCCGTGTGGCCTATCGCTATGAGACACTGCTGGACGAGCTGTCCAACATCTTCAAGGTGAACCAGACGTGCTCCATCGCAGACATGAACGCCACATAG
- the LOC117146718 gene encoding AMP deaminase 2 isoform X12 has product MSFADDSYSFGRCYEYQPDDCKWQATGPRPVAAAAVLATNRESSSSTEGRESVVNMERNDADINFQRVSISGEDTSGVPLEDLERASTLLIEALRLRSHYMAMSDQSFPSTTARFLKTVKLKDRINNLPVKEVSESADVHLRHSPMKITNPWNVEFPNDEDFKIKPLNGVFHIYENDDESSEIKFEYPDMSQFVNDMQVMCNMIADGPLKSFCYRRLCYLSSKYQMHVLLNELRELAAQKAVPHRDFYNTRKVDTHIHAASCMNQKHLLRFIKKTLKNNANEVVTVTNGQQMTLAQVFQSMNLTTYDLTVDMLDVHADRNTFHRFDKFNSKYNPIGESRLREVFLKTDNYLNGKYFAQIIKEVAFDLEESKYQNAELRLSIYGKSPDEWYKLAKWAIDNDVYSSNIRWLIQIPRLFDIFKSNKMMKSFQEILNNIFLPLFEATARPSKHPELHRFLQYVIGFDSVDDESKPENPLFDNDVPRPEEWTYEENPPYAYYIYYMYANMTVLNKFRQSRNMNTFVLRPHCGEAGPVQHLVCGFLMAENISHGLLLRKVPVLQYLYYLTQIGIAMSPLSNNSLFLNYHRNPLPEYLARGLIISLSTDDPLQFHFTKEPLMEEYSIAAQVWKLSSCDMCELARNSVMMSGFPHAIKQQWLGPIYYEDGIMGNDITRTNVPEIRVAYRYETLLDELSNIFKVNQTCSIADMNAT; this is encoded by the exons ATGTCCTTCGCGGATGACAGCTATAGCTTTGGTCGTTGCTACGAGTATCAGCCCGATGATTGCAAATG GCAGGCTACAGGACCTAGACCCGTGGCCGCAGCCGCCGTTTTGGCCACAAACAGGGAATCATCCAGCAGCACCGAGGGCCGCGAGAGCGTCGTTAATATGGAGAGAAACGATGCGGACATCAACTTTCAGCGGGTCTCCATTTCGGGTGAGGACACCAGTGGCGTGCCGCTCGAGGATCTGGAGCGGGCCTCGACCCTGCTGATCGAGGCACTGCGCCTGCGTAGCCACTACATGGCCATGTCGGATCAATCGTTTCCCTCGACCACGGCTCGATTCCTCAAGACAGTGAAGCTCAAGGATCGCATCAACAATCTGCCCGTCAAGGAGGTGTCGG AATCTGCAGATGTCCATTTGAGACATTCGCCAATGAAGATTACAAATCCGTGGAACGTCGAGTTTCCCAATGACGAAGATTTCAAGATCAAGCCCCTCAACGGAGTGTTTCACATTTACGAGAATGAT GACGAAAGCAGTGAGATCAAATTCGAATATCCAGATATGAGCCAATTCGTGAACGACATGCAGGTCATGTGCAATATGATTGCCGATGGGCCATT GAAATCTTTCTGCTATCGACGTCTCTGCTATCTGTCGTCCAAGTATCAGATGCACGTGCTCCTCAACGAGCTGCGTGAGCTGGCAGCCCAGAAGGCGGTGCCGCATCGCGATTTCTACAACACCCGCAAGGTGGACACTCACATCCATGCCGCATCCTGCATGAACCAGAAGCATCTGCTGCGTTTCATCAAGAAGACGCTGAAGAACAACGCCAACGAGGTGGTCACCGTCACCAACGGCCAGCAAATGACTCTGGCCCAGGTGTTCCAGTCGATGAACCTGACCACCTACGACCTGACCGTCGACATGCTGGACGTCCATGCCGATCGCAACACGTTCCATCGCTTCGACAAGTTCAACTCCAAGTACAATCCCATTGGAGAGTCACGGCTCAGGGAGGTCTTCCTCAAGACGGACAACTATCTGAATGGCAAATACTTTGCACAGATCATAAAG GAAGTGGCCTTTGATCTGGAGGAATCCAAGTACCAGAACGCCGAGCTGCGTCTCTCCATCTATGGCAAGTCGCCGGATGAGTGGTACAAACTGGCCAAGTGGGCCATCGACAATGATGTGTACAGCTCGAACATTCGCTGGCTCATCCAAATACCCCGTCTCTTCGACATCTTCAAGTCGAACAAGATGATGAAGTCATTCCAGGAGATCTTGAACAACATATTCCTGCCGCTCTTCGAGGCGACAGCCCGACCCAGCAAGCATCCCGAGTTGCATCGCTTTCTGCAGTACGTGATCGGATTCGATTCGGTGGACGATGAGTCCAAGCCGGAGAATCCGCTCTTCGACAACGATGTGCCCCGTCCGGAGGAGTGGACCTACGAGGAGAATCCGCCCTATGCCTACTATATCTACTATATGTACGCTAACATGACGGTGCTGAACAAGTTTAGACA ATCGCGCAACATGAACACCTTTGTGCTGCGGCCACATTGCGGCGAGGCTGGACCCGTGCAGCATCTAGTTTGTGGCTTCCTCATGGCCGAGAACATCTCCCACGGGCTCCTGCTGCGCAAGGTGCCCGTGCTGCAGTATCTGTATTATCTGACCCAGATCGGCATCGCCATGTCGCCGCTGTCGAACAACTCGCTGTTCCTCAATTACCATCGCAATCCGCTGCCAGAGTATTTGGCCCGTGGCCTCATCATTTCCCTCTCCACGGATGATCCCTTGCAATTCCACTTCACCAAG GAACCCCTCATGGAGGAGTACAGCATTGCGGCCCAGGTGTGGAAGCTCAGCTCATGCGACATGTGCGAGCTGGCCAGGAACAGTGTGATGATGAGCGGATTCCCACATGCC ATCAAACAGCAGTGGCTGGGACCCATTTACTACGAGGACGGTATCATGGGCAACGACATCACGCGCACCAATGTGCCAGAGATCCGTGTGGCCTATCGCTATGAGACACTGCTGGACGAGCTGTCCAACATCTTCAAGGTGAACCAGACGTGCTCCATCGCAGACATGAACGCCACATAG